Below is a genomic region from Raphanus sativus cultivar WK10039 chromosome 4, ASM80110v3, whole genome shotgun sequence.
AAAccaaagagaagagaagaaagaaagaaacaacaatGGCCATGGaagagaaaaacaagaaaatcaagaagatcaagaagatcaagaagaagaaagataccAAATCCTCGCCGGACATCTCCTTCAAACCTTCCTCCGCCGTCAAAGGCCTCAAATTCGGCGGCCAGGTAATCGTCAAATCATTCACAATCCGGCGAGCAAGAACACTCGAGCTCCTCAAACTCCTCTCCCTcccttcttcatcatcaccatctcCGCCGCTTCTTTCCATGGCGGCGTATCTTCCGACCAACTTCACAATCTTAGCTCACCAAGCATGGCACACGCTCACCCTCGGGCTAGGAACGAGGAAGTCCAAAGTGATAGTCTTCGTGTTCGAAACGGAGGCGATGAAGACGGCGGTCACGGCGGCGGAGGGAGGACTCTGGCCGTCGGAGATTCCGCTCGGTGAAGTGAACAAGAAGATGATCAGAAAGTTAAAGAGCTGGGAGATGGCGAGGTTCAAGTTCAGGAAAGGGTGCATCACGTTCTACGTATACGCTGTGAGAAACGCCGGAGGCGAGGGGTTTGCGGCGGcggaagacttaaaggtaatcTTACAGGCGGTGGTGGCTTTGAAAGACTTCATGGATCATACGGCGATGCTTGTAATGCCCCACCAGAAAGCTATTAATTACGCTTCTTGCCCTCCTTTTGCTATGGCTCACTAGAGTggccatcttttttttttcttttttttttcctttttactcatataaaaatagttccgtttatttttattttttgtggtAAAGTTTGATTCATTgttcactacaaaaaaagagtTGAGTTAAATCACTTAAATTGAATCACAAAACtaagtgattttattttaaattacttatttacaAATGATACTAATATAAATAATCTAACATCAGTTAAATTAAATGATGTTATATTAATTGATTTGGCATCAGTTAAACAAAGTGATATGATTTTTGTATCACTTGAACCTAAACGATacgattatatttatttatatcaattaaataattgatgtaatgatttttttgttaacatcaCTTAGtaaattgatataatatttacatcaATAAGAAACTGAcgctaacaaaaaaaattctcactgcattttcttttgacatcagtttaattaaaatgatgttattttatttaaatttgcatCACTTAAAACCTTTTTCTGATACAAAACTTGAAAAAACCTTGATAATAAAagctcttttcaaaaaaaaaataaagaacctAGATAATAAAAAAACGTGATGCAGTTGAGATCTAGtgggtttaatatttttctcttatGGCTGCAATTtaattggattttgttttaacTGTTTCATCTAAAAAAAGcatattctttttaatcaaaacCTAGATCCTATTTAGcagttcctctcttctctaaTGCTTGAACTTTCTTAACAGTTTAATTGTTCTATCTGTTTCTTTTATACGAGCCAAGAGATAGAAGCCAGTCGTGAAGTGAaccattattttcttatatgatGATGACCACGAATTTGGTTGGAAATCTGAGAaggtattatttattttttctttcccattcttctgtttttttttctttctaaatgaAGTTATGATTTACAGCCTTATGTTTATGACTTAACGATCTTTCTTTGCTGTACTCATTTTTTCTTGCCTTGTAATTGTTTCAGATTTTACTAAAGAGATGATTATCAATCTTATTTTATATCTCCGGAGCAAGAGACTTGATCGTATGATTACATAATTTGTCATTGAGTACCAAAGGCATGAATCATTGAAAGAGGAAACTAGTTCTAGTCTAGTGATGACGGATTCTCCAATCTTATTAACATCACTCAAACGATTATATGCTACTAATGGAGATCGAAGATGAAAAAGAGATGAAGATGACAAAATGTCGATTGAAGAACTCATGTGGGGAATTCACTTAGCTTCTCTTTGTTCATTTtttctgagattttttttgtaaagcttttattttattttttcctttctcATACCTGTGTGtacaaacaaattataaatggaaaaatattttgtttaatttattttcataaataaatttatttgatacgaaaatctaattaaattatttaaatttcataagaatattttaaattgttatttaaaattagataattattaaaatcactttttaaaatgatattaatttgtttcagttattaataaatgatataaataattgaaatcAGTTATTTCAACCGATACAACTACTaacatcatttaaataaattgatgtaaatgttaatatcatttcTGTGTAATTGATACATTTTGACATCATTTATAGTAAatgatacaaatatttattatttttgcatcAATTATTAATAAACTGATAcaaattatttgcatcaccactttcagagtcaTTTAGTTAAGTGATACAAACTTtatttacatcatttataaataatgcaaaaatataaaataaatgatgctAAACAACAGTTTTTTTGTAGTGGTTTTAtgaaaaatacttttaaataacaataaataaagtCTTTTTCAGAAATAACACACACAAGAAAATCACCAAAATAATAttcactaaaaataaaataaaaatatttatattgtttagagtttaaggtttagtatttagtgatgagattaaaaattaaaatttaggatggagataatttaatgttttattgattagtaattttgagattttttctttaaataatatcttctattacaaatattatttaacaTTGCTCTTTTTTTATCTCTGTTATCATTTTAATGATAGTGGCTTTTGTAGTATTTTGCACTTTTGGTACTAGTTTGGAGGTGTCGATGTTATGTGGTCTAGTTATCCAAAACAAGTGTCGCAATGTGTTTATTTCTACATCATGATTCATGACAAGTCAAGTATGTCTTGAATGAGATCAAAACTCATCAATACGTATATTGTTTTATACTCTGTTCTAAAACGCGGCGCCGAGGGCCGCGTAGTCGCCGGAAAGTCGCGAGGCGGGACGGAGCCGCCGGGATTAGGTGGTAATCGGCCAAAAAATCGGGTGTTGtgaaaaaatttcatttttcttcatttaaACTCCACAAATCGAATAATATTTCATAGATGTATCAGTAGTTAGTACAGATCTAgcaaaagaatgaaaaaaatcacTGTAAAAACGAAAGAAAAAAGGTAGCCGCCATGTTTTTAGGGTTTGAGGTCGTGATctaaaggaagaagatgaaagctAAATATCATTTTTACCCTTCATTAAAGGATAGTtgaaaaaatgacaaaaattagGCATAGGAGATTCGAACCCAGCCCCACTCTGGGCAATTTAATAACGATGGCCACTGGGCCACTTCTGATTCTCTGTAAATAAATTAAGTTATCTAGTATATATAcgtataaattaaataaagtttaaaaattccGCCCCGCGTAATTTCCGATTAATCCCCGATTTTCTCGTTAGGCGCTAGGCCCAACCCGACCGCCCGACTAACGCCTAACGAGTTCTTGAACAGGggttttatatatttgaccGACAAAATGTTATTAATTCTAAATCAGCATTGTCAATATCACGCTATGTTAACAATGCAATGTCACCATCGTAGAATATCATTGCCAGTGCGATGTTAGCCAACTTTTATAATTGCATTTTGCTCATGTTTGAGAAAACAAGTGACCGAGGAATaacaacatttatattttttttctgttgagCATTGGTTTGTTTAAAAATAGTGAACAAACCAATGGTTACCTTACTAATTAGAGCCATAATTCAAGTAgctaatcatttttttctttgtttaacgAACCGGTAAAGAGTTACAAAACAATGAAAAGAAAGGTTACAAGATATCTTTTTGAACCCTACTACACAAAGCATATAGATTATATAATCTATTGCGAACCATAGATGAAGCAGACGGTTGATCAAAGAGTGCGACTGATCACTAATCATAGGATATACACATATTTCGAATCATAATTTAGAAGAATATGTTATTGTGaaactttcttttatttctatagtttagaGAAAATATATACAGTATTAGAGCATGTGCAACGGTAGTAACTTAGGAATCCTTAGcaggaaaaatatattaaattattatgtttttaggTTTCTGTGCCACAATTGATCTGTTAAAGTCCGTAAATAAGGACCAATTTATATGCAGTTACGTCACTGTTTGCGGGCCCCATTACACGTGGTGGTCCACGatagattagtttttttttaattcagacgaaaaaaaaaatatatattccaaAAAGTGTACTTTGGTTATCGAGCCTGTTGATCCTGGATTATGGGTGCTCTTAGAAACAAAATTGTACAACAAAAATTAGAAGAGACTAAAAATCGACATTTGATTTTGGGTTCtaactaatataatttcataaaaattgaGTTAGAAAAAGTGATACCTTACGATTCCCAACCTCATTGACAGCCCACTAGTAGTGATCCTCGATGACACTCGTGGTCATTGGTGAGGTAATTCTAATCAAACTGATCAAGAATGTTTACAAATTCATACATTATAATGATTAATGAACTACACtttgaaattttgtatattaaaaattctattaTGGGGACTGCGTAATTACATTGTACGGATCTGAAAATATAGATCTAAAATTGAGAGTGGATTCACGTATATAGATGTTACCCCTACCTACCAAAGGATGATTTGTCGAGGAATCGGAACCAAGGAGAATTTTGGCAGACACAATTATGCAGTACGCTCTAACGTTAATATTTCTTTATAGGTTGATGGACCATCTAAATCAAACATAAAGATCACAAGACACCGAAATCAACGCGCTCAAGGGTATGTCAAAAGCAAGTATCATTAGaagttaacttttatttactcaaataaaagaaattgaCACCAAAAATAGAATGAATATAGAAACCTTAAATTATAAGAACAACACATGAACCATTATTATGTTAGGGTCTTTCCAAACAAATGCTATATAGAGAAATCTCTTAAGAGACTTCACTTAGTACCTACAAGCACCATTGCTTGGGTTGTTCCCTACCACGACACCAGTTCCGCTGAAATTACACGCCCCATCAGTGCGACCGTTTTTCTGGAAATAAGCGTTCATCACAAACGACGCGTGCGTCCTCATGCTGTTCGGGTTAAAGCAAGAACCACCAGCTTGGATCGGTCTACAATCAACACCTCCCTGACTACACACCCAATCAATATTTCCTTGTAACTGCGCATCACTGGCTCCCAACTTGGCCACACACCATTTACCACCGCCAGTACTAGGAGCAGGCAATGCTGGTGCTGGCCGGCCGCCACCACCTTGCCCGTTTCTTAGGAGACCAACGTCGTAAACCGGGGAGAAATCTGAATGGAAAAGCCCCCAGTTTCGCTCCGCGGTTGGACCGGGCTTGCCTTCTTCATTAAACAAACCGAATAGGTAAGTCTCAAACCGTCTATTAGGCATGAGAGGTGTTCCTTGTCGTTGTGAACGTTTGATAATGTTGCGGTTGAACCAAGCCGCGTTTTCAAGAGAGCACCAAGGTGCGTCACAGGCAGATGGCCAGCCAGTCTCACCGACGACAATGTTAACATCACCGTAGCCAAGAGCTTTCATGGCTGAGTAAGTCGAGTCCAAGAGAGCATCGTACATGTTTGTGTAGATTTTGTGGGTGAACGGGTCACGGACCGCTTTGTACGGTGAACGGAAGATGGCGAAGTTGATGTTTTTGGGGTCGAAACCGAAGTAAGGGTAAGGGTTGATCATGAAAGGAGACCTGGTTCGGCGATGGTAAGCTAGGATTGGAGCCAATACGCCTTTGTCCCAACCAGGTCTAAATCGACCGGTACTTGGTGCACCGTTCAGGTCATAGGCTATGATGTTAAGTGCATGTGCGGTTGTGACCTGAATCCAATTGCACAAAAAAAAGTACATTAGATTAAATGATTACTTATCAGTCAGTAACAAGTTACATACGTATATATGATGTAATGAAAGAACTTGATGTTATCAACTCAACATGTCCTAATGCacttaaaaaaaacatgtcCTAATGTAAAGACAACCTTGGACGGTGAGACAACACGTGGGATTAGTCTATATGGAATACGGTAGGAAATTGAAAAATTATCATTTGCtgacttttcaaaaaaataaagttacgtAAACAAAAACACTTCGTCACTTTTTCTTGAAAAGTCAGCAAATGATAATTAGATATCTGTACGTACGCAAAAATACTTCGTCACTTccaatatcaatttttttttgttttaaaaaacaatatcaaaatttaaacaGATATCTTCAAAGTTTAATTATAAAGATCATCATAAATTTAGCAAATTAACTGAAATTAGTATGCTAATGACATTGAACTATATTCAATTgatttgtttacaaaaatagaaataaaactgACCTTAACATCTCTGACACCAGCACGAACCAAAGCTTTGTTAAGATTCCTCATCGCCGGCAAAAGGTTCGAGATCATGTTATTATCTCCAGTGAGCAGAATCTCATTTCCGACGGAGATATACTTGATCTTCGTCTGAGGATGAAACGGCAATATATTAGCCGAGACCCATCGACGAGCTCGCCTTCCGTTAGCTAACGCCGGGATATCACCGTTAGGGACGGTGACGACGACGGAGATTCCGGTACCGGCGAAGGCACGGAGGATGTTGGGATCCACGTTGAAGATCTTGACGCTGTCGATAGAAGTCTGAGTCTTGAGGAAGTTCGCCACCTCAGTAGGTGGTGGGAGGTTTCCAAGAGTGCCGTAGTTGACGCCTATGGCAGAGATCACGGCCGGGAGGGCGAGAAATACGGCGgcggagaggaggaggaggagagataTTGACGGTGGCGCTTTGGCCATTTTTACTATTTTCGGAAAATGGGAAAATCAAACGATTCAAAGTGGAACCCGTGAATCGtttgagttattttttttttctaatgacGAGAGAGTTGATGATTATTGAGAGGCTATATATAAgagaaaataatagataaatAGTTATGACCATTTGTATAGACGTATACGTCTGGTATTagtgtatatgtatatttttagtaaagACCAGCCTGATTTTcttgaaaaggaaaaattatCTGTTGTCTTTTTAGTTAATTTGGCTAAGTATAGTTTTTTATCTTGTCATCTTTTGTGCTGTTAATACTAAAATTATCTAAATGTAATCCAAATTTTAAGCTTGTTTTATTgtttatctaaaaaattaaattatcagATTAATTTTACTATCCTAATTTAGTGTCCTTAATCGGACATGTTTTTCTTGAACAAAGTATATTTATTGATTAGAGTGATTCATATTGTTGTTAATGTAGTTAGCAAATGTGTGATTGGTTAATATAGTTAGcaaatgaatttatttattagGGTAATGTAGTTAGCAAATGAATTAAGAAAAAGTGAAAGGGGAGATAGATCGACGTGGTTTCTGATTATAGTTATATTGACACGTGTTTGTACTTTGTAGAATGAAATCGTATGACTTTGACACTACCGACTGCAGTCAAACAAATTCGAACATAGAAAAGTATGAAGTTGAGGAAGCTCTGGCTCTTTAGCCTGTTAAACGTAACTCTTTGTTtaaccaaaactgaaaaacgGCATTTTCTgccgaaaccaaaaaaaaaatttagttttcaaaatCCAAATCTTGTTTTCTACCAAACctttaaaattaagttttttcgCGAAACCACAAAATCATAGTTTCCACtacaatacaaaattaattttatatatatttatttaaatgttatAGTTAGTTCATTATTAAGAATAAAATCATGTCCCATTTTAGTGTTTTAACTAATAATATTCAaatgttaatataaaataaaaaatgaacaACTTAATATCtacttattaaaaattaagtACTTTTCATtactgtttggaaacatgaataaatgaaaaatgtttagaaacatagatagcagattaaatattttttttatttatacatttagtcatttcatttacaataaattaagtatttttttttgtatttctttttatttataaattctaccactatatttaaaattaatttaaattaattaattaaaatggttGTTATTTCtttgtggtgaaaataaaaaacacaaactgaaatatgtAATACatactatataaaaaaaattaaatataatattatcttatttagtttagtcaaatataaaaatttagataattcaattttcaaaaaaataaaatatcacaaactaataataatgcatagaaaactaatgaaaaaaattagtatGTTGTTACGTTTTAAAATGAATTAACAGAAAAATAACAGactaatatatgaataataaaattacataaaattgaATCAaggtataaaaaattaatatagtattatgtacaaataaaaagaaatattaccAAACATctatatcataaaataatatattctactctatatgtaaattataaaacataaatatatacatgataattgtttataaaatcAACGATTTATGAATTTACGTTAAACACAAATCATATCAAACAACCGCAAGTTCTAGTTTAGATATTAAATCTAAATGCAAATACtaattatgaaaacaaataacatTTTGATGCAATATCTAAATGTTGTATTCATATTCTATATTTAGATGATGCATCAATTACAGAAATGAACAAAATCTTATTATGCAAATGAAATATCATCTTATATACAAAGACAATCTTCACAAATGACCCATTTAAATCAGACCATTTGTAATGGCCTCCTATGAGTCCTATCAATAGTTTAGGATGGAAAAGATGTAAATCTGTTTCAATATGTTatcaattttgatttgatttgaaagTTCTGGATATTTATAACTCTGTATGGAGAAAAAGAACATATGTTATATTCACTAAAACAAATTTCTAATCTAATCTCATATATGCATagataaataattgtatatgaATCTCATAGTATTATATATCTGTATAATCAtgcttttcttttaaataaaagattaacCTTTTTACAAATCAGATGGATATCTggtcaaaatataaattttaccaaataaaaatatctaaataattatgagtaagtatctatcttattaaaacagaaacattctgttggacctaacatttattttgtaagtttttaaattaaatacacctttatactttatagttaaacctacattaaatcactaatgttcctttctttaaactactatccatgtttccaaacaatatacttatttctttatactactatcaatgtttccaaacaatatatttttatactactatcaatgtttccaaacaatacaataattaatcttagttattttatatatatcattttctttttaaaattttgtagaaacgttataatttcataaattgcaaaataataaactttaaattttggattataagattacaaattatgaaactattacaatttaaatccaattagattacatatcggtcatccatcagttcaatcggttagtctcgggttttagtgatttttttaaatatgtatattttaaaaacctaaattgaattgtcagatctccggattaaccggtataatcacaatcgggttgaatttaaaaacactgatttaaatgcaaaaatattttaaatacatactcTTTAagaattaccaaaatatttgttaaattattagtgaaatttttcatcgtaaaatattccgcgcttccaaagcgcggatcaaaatctagtaggtCTTAAAAATGATGATCCAAATGAGGTAGATcataaatacatttaaaaatcATGGTTATCTTTTTTATGTCCACCTTAGTGATTTTAAGGACATTTTTAATCCGTAACATTATAATAGTGTCAAAGTTGCATTGTTTTAGTGTAGtttcaacacaaaaaaaaaatcg
It encodes:
- the LOC130511019 gene encoding uncharacterized protein LOC130511019; this translates as MAMEEKNKKIKKIKKIKKKKDTKSSPDISFKPSSAVKGLKFGGQVIVKSFTIRRARTLELLKLLSLPSSSSPSPPLLSMAAYLPTNFTILAHQAWHTLTLGLGTRKSKVIVFVFETEAMKTAVTAAEGGLWPSEIPLGEVNKKMIRKLKSWEMARFKFRKGCITFYVYAVRNAGGEGFAAAEDLKVILQAVVALKDFMDHTAMLVMPHQKAINYASCPPFAMAH
- the LOC108849814 gene encoding glucan endo-1,3-beta-glucosidase — encoded protein: MAKAPPSISLLLLLSAAVFLALPAVISAIGVNYGTLGNLPPPTEVANFLKTQTSIDSVKIFNVDPNILRAFAGTGISVVVTVPNGDIPALANGRRARRWVSANILPFHPQTKIKYISVGNEILLTGDNNMISNLLPAMRNLNKALVRAGVRDVKVTTAHALNIIAYDLNGAPSTGRFRPGWDKGVLAPILAYHRRTRSPFMINPYPYFGFDPKNINFAIFRSPYKAVRDPFTHKIYTNMYDALLDSTYSAMKALGYGDVNIVVGETGWPSACDAPWCSLENAAWFNRNIIKRSQRQGTPLMPNRRFETYLFGLFNEEGKPGPTAERNWGLFHSDFSPVYDVGLLRNGQGGGGRPAPALPAPSTGGGKWCVAKLGASDAQLQGNIDWVCSQGGVDCRPIQAGGSCFNPNSMRTHASFVMNAYFQKNGRTDGACNFSGTGVVVGNNPSNGACRY